The following coding sequences lie in one Primulina huaijiensis isolate GDHJ02 chromosome 2, ASM1229523v2, whole genome shotgun sequence genomic window:
- the LOC140970726 gene encoding UDP-D-xylose:L-fucose alpha-1,3-D-xylosyltransferase MGP4-like, whose product MSSQFLHQRPQQNASTDHYQLSPRSLQNYHKPISSAILSRPALFLLLALLVTIGVLFPYIQAPFSFLSLNSSSNLKWREYTLADAAARVAKDNTLIVCAVSEAYLPFLNNWLISIARQRQQDKVLVIAEDYATLYNVNERWPGHAVLVPPALEAVAAHKFGSQGFFNFTARRPRHLLQILELGYNVMYNDVDMVWLADPFPYLKGKHDVYFTDDMAYVKPLNHSHDLPPPGKKGRTYICSCMIYLRPTNGAKLVMTKWIEELQSEPWSKAKKANDQPAFNWALNKTADQVDLYLLPQQAFPTGGLYFKNKTWVQETKGMHVIIHNNYIVGFEKKVKRFQDHGLWLVDDHSSESPLGRL is encoded by the exons ATGTCATCACAATTTCTACATCAAAGGCCGCAACAGAACGCTTCTACAGACCACTACCAATTATCCCCTCGATCCCTGCAAAATTACCATAAACCCATTTCCTCCGCCATTCTCAGCCGCCCGGCATTGTTCCTCCTCCTCGCGCTGCTGGTAACTATCGGTGTTCTGTTCCCTTATATTCAGGCGCCATTTAGCTTCTTGTCCTTGAATTCGAGCTCAAACTTGAAGTGGCGCGAGTACACCTTGGCCGATGCGGCGGCTCGAGTGGCAAAGGATAATACTTTGATCGTTTGTGCGGTGAGCGAGGCTTACTTGCCGTTCTTGAACAATTGGTTGATTAGCATTGCGCGGCAGAGGCAGCAGGACAAGGTTTTGGTGATTGCGGAGGATTACGCTACGCTTTACAACGTTAATGAGCGGTGGCCGGGGCATGCGGTTTTAGTGCCGCCTGCGTTGGAGGCGGTGGCTGCACATAAGTTTGGATCGCAG GGCTTCTTTAATTTTACAGCCAGAAGGCCCCGGCATCTCCTACAAATTCTGGAGCTTGGCTATAATGTCATGTACAATGATGTTGACATGGTCTGGCTGGCAGATCCGTTTCCTTATCTGAAAGGCAAGCACGATGTGTATTTCACAGACGATATGGCTTAT GTGAAGCCTCTGAATCACTCTCACGATTTGCCACCTCCAGGGAAGAAGGGACGGACTTACATTTGCAGCTGCATGATCTATCTGCGCCCCACCAATGGAGCAAAACTAGTTATGACGAAGTGGATTGAAGAACTTCAGTCTGAACCTTGGTCTAAAGCCAAGAAAGCTAACGACCAACCTGCCTTTAATTGGGCCTTGAATAAAACTGCTGACCAG GTGGACTTGTACCTGCTTCCTCAGCAAGCTTTCCCTACTGGAGGTTTATATTTCAAGAACAAGACGTGGGTACAAGAAACCAAGGGGATGCATGTTATCATCCATAACAACTATATAGTTGGTTTTGAAAAGAAGGTAAAACGATTCCAAGATCATGGCCTTTGGTTGGTGGATGATCATTCCTCTGAGTCTCCACTTGGCCGATTATAA
- the LOC140970725 gene encoding heavy metal-associated isoprenylated plant protein 39-like, with amino-acid sequence MKKFVLNLDLADADDKRRALKTVSTLAGIDEICIDIKGKKLTVIGTVDPVTVVSKLRKKNWPANLISVGPAKEPEKKPEEPTKEEAKKEETKEEAKKDEPKKEESKDEAKKDEPKKEGEKKAEPAVLGTIMPMPYRPYYPTMNTYYYMQQHRSIEENPDACIVL; translated from the exons ATGAAG AAATTTGTGCTGAATTTGGATTTGGCAGATGCGGACGACAAGAGGAGGGCTTTGAAGACTGTGTCCACTCTTGCTG GCATTGATGAAATCTGTATCGACATAAAAGGGAAGAAACTAACAGTAATCGGGACTGTCGACCCCGTGACCGTTGTTAGTAAACTGCGCAAAAAGAATTGGCCAGCCAACTTAATCTCAGTCGGTCCAGCCAAAGAACCGGAAAAAAAGCCGGAGGAGCCGACGAAAGAAGAAGCTAAGAAAGAGGAGACCAAGGAAGAGGCGAAGAAGGACGAGCCTAAGAAAGAGGAGTCGAAGGACGAAGCAAAGAAAGACGAACCCAAGAAGGAGGGCGAGAAGAAGGCCGAACCGGCTGTCCTCGGCACAATCATGCCTATGCCATACAGACCGTATTACCCCACGATGAACACATACTACTATATGCAGCAGCACCGCAGTATCGAAGAGAATCCAGATGCTTGTATTGTCTTGTAA
- the LOC140957694 gene encoding uncharacterized protein, whose translation MRLYQPYMLEYPGFDNWKRVNHGKTCAFLAHIGSAASSPHTMCERRAENLMRPSQHIDKVMHVQSKKENEKNRLRLSTSIVDVRWLALKGSAFKDNDESLSLSNSGNFLGLVKAFAKMSTEIDEVVFENAPKNPQYIASEIQKDILHIMANRVRQMVRKEVGVKCFCILVDEARDISKRDQMAIILKFVNNNEILTKRFFAIKIFSDIISMNMKKEISNVLVHHNLHVMKIRGQGMVLAICVERGMDFKHYFSKIVHMHTMSTVLPIIYN comes from the exons ATGAGGCTTTATCAACCATATATGTTGGAGTATCCAG GATTTGACAATTGGAAAAGGGTAAATCATGGAAAAACATGTGCTTTTCTTGCCCATATTGGTTCTGCAGCTTCTTCGCCTCATACTATGTGTGAGagaagggctgaaaatttgatGAGGCCCTCGCAACATATTGATAAAGTGATGCATGTACAATCTAAAAAGGAAAATGAGAAAAATCGTCTGCGTTTGAGCACCTCAATTGTAGATGTTCGTTGGCTAGCACTTAAAGGTAGTGCATTTAAAGATAACGATGAATCTCTATCTTTATCTAATAGTGGAAATTTTCTTGGATTGGTGAAGGCTTTTGCAAAAATGAGTACAGAAATTGATGAAGTTGTATTTGAGAATGCTCCAAAAAATCCCCAATATATCGCTTCAGAAATTCAGAAAGATATTTTACATATTATGGCCAATAGAGTACGACAGATGGTTCGTAAAGAAGTTGGAGTTAAATGCTTTTGTATTCTTGTTGATGAAGCACGAGATATATCTAAACGAGATCAAATGGCCATTATCTTGAAGTTTGTGAACAATAATGAGATTTTGACAAAAAGATTTTTTGCCATCAAAATTTTTAGTGACATTATCTCAATGAATATGAAAAAAGAGATATCAAATGTTCTTGTTCATCATAATCTCCATGTTATGAAAATCAGAGGCCAAGGGATGGTGCTAGCAATATGTGTAGAGCGTGGAATGGACTTCAAGCActatttctcaaagattgtcCATATGCATACTATGTCCACTGTTTTACCCATCATTTACAACTAA